Proteins encoded within one genomic window of Haematobia irritans isolate KBUSLIRL chromosome 5, ASM5000362v1, whole genome shotgun sequence:
- the LOC142237909 gene encoding chitinase-3-like protein 1, translating into MYTFPNFFIVLLLCGTAIAIKTDKMVNCYYSTWPHGNHFTMRLEPKDIDPYLCTHLSYAFLGIDDGGRLDVADDIKYGFLNQTLALKWQNPSLKIVAVVGGPRISSTRFSQLVGSETQRSIFKYSVAALFLQLGFEGLDLHWLYPGSNGVLKDPENFVTLLKELRATLNPLELEFGITVSGSIEYTKEWYNIAEIVKYVDFINIMTYNYTDGNRVAYDAPLYGEGQDNVDATINFWIDVGAPASKLNMGIALTARTFILWDAEKIRTDTAIDVAWPFSDIDPQYKTYGEFCHMEYADLMYNTSFGFDVELGASFVQDDVSWTAYESPRALEVKLEYLLTKELRGVMVWSLQNDDYLGTCSEKYPLLKLINRKLDHRYVCQPGMCCIKSIRTRTYCFYID; encoded by the exons ATGTACACATTTCCTAACTTTTTCATAGTTCTATTATTATGTGGTACTGCAATTGCAATAAAAACAG ACAAAATGGTCAATTGCTATTACAGTACATGGCCTCATGGTAATCACTTCACAATGCGTCTAGAGCCCAAAGATATTGATCCATATTTGTGTACTCATTTGAGTTATGCTTTTTTGGGCATCGATGACGGTGGACGTCTTGATGTTGCCGATGATATTAAATATG GTTTTCTAAATCAAACACTTGCTTTAAAATGGCAAAATCCCTCATTGAAGATAGTTGCCGTTGTGGGAGGTCCTCGAATTTCATCTACCCGATTTTCTCAACTTGTTGGTAGTGAAACACAACgttcaatttttaaatattccgTTGCTGCTTTATTTTTACAACTTGGATTTGAAGGTTTAGATTTACATTGGCTATATCCAGGAAGTAATGGAGTACTTAAAGATCCGGAGAATTTTGTTACTTTGCTCAAAGAATTAAGAGCTAC TCTTAATCCTTTGGAGTTGGAGTTCGGCATAACTGTGAGTGGAAGCATTGAATATACTAAAGAATGGTATAATATAGCTGAAATCGTTAAATATGTAGATTTCATCAATATCATGACCTACAATTACACCGATGGTAACAGGGTGGCCTATGATGCTCCCCTCTATGGCGAAGGCCAAGATAATGTAGATGCCACTATCAATTTTTGGATTGATGTAG gAGCCCCTGCTTCCAAATTGAATATGGGTATAGCTTTAACAGCTCGCACATTCATTCTATGGGATGCAGAAAAAATTCGAACTGATACTGCCATCGATGTGGCATGGCCTTTTTCCGATATTGATCCACAGTATAAAacttatggagaattttgtcacatgGAATATGCTGATCTTATGTATAATACAAGTTTTGGTTTTGATGTTGAACTTGGTGCTAGTTTCGTACAGGATGATGTCTCTTGGACTGCCTATGAGTCTCCACGAGCATTGGAAGTGAAATTGGAATATTTATTGACGAAAGAGCTACGCGGAGTTATGGTGTGGTCTTTGCAGAATGATGATTATCTGGGTACATGCTCTGAGAAATATCCCCTCTTGAAATTGATTAATCGCAAATtggatcatagatatgtatgtcaaCCGGGAATGTGCTGTATAAAATCGATACGTACGCGAACCTACTGTTTTTATATCGAttag